In Numenius arquata chromosome 3, bNumArq3.hap1.1, whole genome shotgun sequence, one genomic interval encodes:
- the RPL30 gene encoding large ribosomal subunit protein eL30, with protein MVAAKKTKKSLESINSRLQLVMKSGKYVLGYKQTLKMIRQGKAKLVILANNCPALRKSEIEYYAMLAKTGVHHYSGNNIELGTACGKYYRVCTLAIIDPGDSDIIRSMPEQASEK; from the exons ATGGTGGCCGCGAAGAAGACG aaaaagtccCTGGAGTCTATAAACTCTAGGCTTCAGCTTGTTATGAAAAGTGGTAAATATGTGCTAGGATACAAACAGACTCTAAAAATGATTCGTCAGGGCAAAGCCAAGTTGGTCATCCTAGCCAACAACTGTCCTGCTTTGAG aaaatCAGAGATCGAGTACTATGCTATGCTTGCCAAGACTGGTGTCCATCATTATAGCGGCAACAACATCGAATTGGGCACAGCTTGCGGAAAATACTACAGAGTCTGCACACTGGCTATCATCGACCCAG gTGACTCTGACATCATTAGAAGCATGCCAGAACAAGCCAGTGAGAAGTAA